The following coding sequences lie in one bacterium genomic window:
- a CDS encoding outer membrane protein assembly factor: MKRFSRIITGVTVTLLLSQAAQTLAAEEIQESATTQTLMENKSSVGAFPVMFYSDETRFAAGGGAQVMMGGESERFSSSFGLMAFVTQNRQYTFIIAPELYLKDDTYKMTGNFGYSYFPDSFYGIGNNTDKDNEEKYTGRLCKINPILQRKIRPNLFIGIQYDYAYGKVVKSENGGRLASGRVPGSEGGGASGAGINITWDSRDNNVYPLSGSFHQVIASSYGSTLGSDYTFNSYLIDLRYYRQVFGSHVIAFQGISCINTGQPSFQYMNDVSSLGKYLRGYTQTQFVDKNVLAFQTEYRMPLYGRFGLVVFAGFGQVSEKLDTIAFDEFKPSAGMGLRFALIPEQKVNLRIDMGMGKDNSSFDISLMETF, translated from the coding sequence ATGAAACGCTTTTCCAGAATCATCACCGGGGTCACCGTAACACTCCTTCTCTCACAGGCAGCTCAAACCTTGGCCGCCGAAGAAATCCAGGAGTCGGCCACTACTCAAACATTAATGGAGAATAAAAGTTCCGTCGGGGCATTCCCGGTCATGTTTTACTCCGATGAAACCAGGTTTGCCGCCGGTGGAGGTGCACAGGTCATGATGGGCGGAGAGAGCGAACGTTTCTCTTCATCTTTCGGTCTGATGGCGTTCGTTACGCAGAACAGGCAGTATACATTCATTATCGCACCGGAACTCTACCTGAAGGACGATACCTACAAGATGACCGGTAATTTCGGTTATTCCTATTTTCCGGACTCATTTTATGGCATCGGCAACAATACAGACAAGGACAATGAAGAGAAGTATACGGGACGACTCTGCAAGATTAACCCGATACTCCAGAGAAAAATCCGCCCCAATCTTTTTATAGGGATTCAATACGATTATGCATACGGAAAGGTCGTCAAGAGCGAAAACGGCGGGCGGCTGGCGAGCGGCCGGGTGCCCGGCAGTGAAGGCGGCGGCGCATCGGGGGCCGGCATTAATATAACCTGGGATTCAAGGGACAACAACGTTTATCCTCTCAGCGGCAGTTTCCATCAGGTTATTGCATCATCATATGGCTCCACACTCGGGAGCGATTACACATTCAATTCCTACCTGATTGATCTCCGTTATTACCGTCAGGTATTCGGCTCGCATGTCATAGCATTCCAGGGCATTAGCTGCATCAATACCGGCCAGCCGTCATTTCAGTATATGAACGACGTGAGCAGCCTTGGTAAATACCTCCGGGGATATACACAGACTCAGTTTGTGGATAAAAATGTCCTCGCTTTCCAGACCGAATACCGTATGCCACTCTATGGCAGGTTCGGGCTTGTCGTATTTGCAGGTTTTGGTCAGGTCTCAGAAAAACTCGATACTATTGCGTTCGATGAATTCAAGCCATCCGCCGGGATGGGTTTGAGATTTGCGCTGATTCCCGAGCAGAAGGTTAATCTGCGCATCGACATGGGAATGGGAAAAGACAATAGCAGTTTCGATATCAGTCTCATGGAAACCTTCTGA
- a CDS encoding helix-turn-helix transcriptional regulator has protein sequence MENSFNFITTVFLLGAVQGIFLALLLLKKQDNKTANTFLAFLMIAYSAFIAEASFTATDLSIQFPHLLGLAQGVVFLFGPLHYLYTRSLIYTGFKFTKKQLLHFLPFAIFYLSLLFPFYLRSGEYKITFVNNVMMYGQSPLLMFFSWAKIIQGIVYLIITLVLLKNYSRKIKECFSSIEKINLNWLWYITVMTTFLWILILFLNFLDFVGLIPSFGGAIPFFVAILIYIMGYLGLRQPEIFSGISDGKEMKKYERSGLTQEKAQTILKKLIHLMETEKPYTDNNLKLSQLAKMLTITPNYLSQVLNDTLQQNFFDFVNRYRIEESKKLILDSSQQQFTLLSIAYEVGFNSKSAFYTAFKKHTNMTPSQFKNNSL, from the coding sequence ATGGAAAACTCATTCAATTTTATTACCACAGTATTCCTGCTTGGCGCTGTTCAGGGGATATTTCTCGCTTTATTATTGCTGAAAAAACAAGACAATAAAACCGCTAATACATTTCTGGCATTTTTGATGATTGCGTATTCTGCATTTATTGCAGAAGCATCCTTTACTGCAACTGATTTATCAATACAATTCCCGCATCTTCTTGGTTTAGCGCAAGGCGTTGTTTTTCTGTTCGGACCTCTCCATTATTTATACACACGCTCTCTGATTTACACCGGATTCAAATTCACAAAAAAACAATTACTTCATTTTCTTCCTTTCGCCATTTTTTATTTATCTCTTTTATTCCCCTTTTATCTCAGAAGCGGAGAATATAAAATTACTTTCGTTAATAATGTTATGATGTATGGTCAATCCCCGTTGCTGATGTTTTTTTCATGGGCGAAAATAATTCAGGGAATTGTTTATTTGATTATAACTCTTGTTCTATTGAAAAATTATTCGCGAAAAATAAAAGAATGCTTTTCATCGATCGAAAAAATCAATTTAAACTGGCTATGGTATATTACTGTAATGACAACATTTTTATGGATACTGATATTATTTCTGAATTTTTTGGATTTTGTTGGATTGATACCCTCGTTCGGTGGGGCCATACCTTTTTTTGTGGCTATTCTCATATATATCATGGGATATCTTGGATTACGGCAGCCTGAAATATTCTCGGGAATTTCAGATGGAAAGGAGATGAAAAAGTATGAACGCTCGGGTCTTACCCAGGAAAAGGCACAGACAATTCTCAAAAAACTCATTCATCTGATGGAGACAGAAAAACCATACACCGATAACAATCTGAAACTCAGTCAGCTGGCGAAAATGCTTACAATCACCCCGAACTATCTTTCGCAAGTGCTCAACGATACCCTTCAGCAGAATTTCTTCGACTTTGTTAACCGCTACAGGATCGAGGAATCCAAAAAATTGATATTAGATTCGTCACAGCAGCAATTCACCCTCCTGTCCATTGCCTATGAAGTCGGCTTCAATTCCAAATCCGCATTCTACACCGCGTTCAAAAAACACACCAACATGACCCCTTCGCAGTTCAAGAATAATTCCCTGTAG
- a CDS encoding CPBP family intramembrane metalloprotease, with the protein MISYDRYKPIKYFVMTFVATFSFWFAGAYLSFNDEKNGLYTLLMLPGLMAPFLIALAMIFKSNNSELKRDYVNRLINIRLIQPRMLPVFMLLLPFSVLLSILISLPLGGSVSQFQLAEDFSFSYGFVPVLLVLLLAASFEELGWRGYAFDSLQSRFTYFKASIVFSILWSFWHFPLLFVKNSYQYEIFQQNIWYAVNFYAGIIPMGVIISWICIKNRKSVLAAILFHFITNMCQEVLAITQNTKCIQTFVLSVAAAVIIVMDRDMFFSREHLAVRSE; encoded by the coding sequence ATGATTTCATATGATCGCTATAAACCGATTAAATATTTCGTCATGACATTCGTTGCGACGTTCTCTTTCTGGTTCGCAGGGGCGTATTTAAGTTTCAACGATGAGAAGAATGGCCTGTATACACTTCTGATGCTGCCGGGCCTGATGGCGCCGTTCCTCATCGCACTCGCCATGATCTTTAAATCCAATAATTCAGAACTCAAAAGGGATTATGTAAACAGGCTCATTAATATCAGACTGATTCAACCAAGAATGCTGCCGGTTTTTATGCTGCTGCTGCCGTTTTCCGTCCTGTTGTCCATTCTTATTTCTCTTCCATTGGGCGGTTCGGTTTCGCAGTTTCAACTGGCGGAGGATTTTTCATTCTCATATGGATTCGTACCGGTGTTGCTTGTTCTGCTGCTTGCCGCGAGTTTTGAGGAGCTTGGGTGGCGTGGCTACGCATTCGACAGCCTGCAAAGCCGTTTCACCTACTTTAAGGCATCGATTGTATTCAGTATTCTCTGGTCGTTCTGGCACTTTCCGCTCCTGTTTGTAAAAAATTCCTATCAGTATGAGATATTTCAGCAGAATATCTGGTATGCGGTGAATTTTTACGCGGGGATCATCCCCATGGGAGTGATTATCAGCTGGATATGCATTAAAAACCGAAAGAGCGTTCTTGCGGCAATCCTGTTTCATTTCATCACCAATATGTGCCAGGAAGTTCTCGCAATAACCCAGAATACAAAGTGTATTCAGACATTCGTCCTCAGTGTTGCCGCCGCC